The Thalassospira sp. TSL5-1 sequence CAGGCTCAAGGGCTGTGCCGATACAACCTGCTTCTTCGCGGGCTTCTTTTTGCGCGCTTTCAACCGCACTCATCCCGGGGTCAATTGCACCCTTGGGGATGACAAAATGTTTGCCGCTGCTGGAAAGCGTCATCAGGATTTCAATATTTTCGCCTGCGTCATCATCTTGCTTAACTCGGAACGGAATGACCGATGATTGCCGGTAAAAGTAAGGCGGGCGTTTGCGCCTTTCCGTACCATCCTTATCCGGCCAGGGAAAATCCTGCGGGACCTTGGAGGGGTCCACCTGCTGCAAAATACGCCCGGAAGAGGTTTCCAGATCAGCCCAGTTTCCTGTCATTTCGATCATGATCATTGCCGCAGGTTTTAATGACGGAAACATGCGTTTTTTGCGGATGTCCGCGCCCGCGATAAGGGTGGGCAGGGCGCTGATACCGGGATTATGCCCGACCATCACAACATGATGCACGTCATCAGCCAGATTTTGCAAAACGTTCCGCAATGTCTGCGCATCGGCATTATAAAGCTGGCGATCGAGGCTAATGGCCGGTTTCAGGCCGGGAAACAGCATTTTATGCAGTTTTTCGGCTGAAT is a genomic window containing:
- a CDS encoding NUDIX domain-containing protein; this encodes MKRLITLLRHGEAVTYDARGDFYRPLTEDGKLNIQRIGAFLERQGLYPDLILASPTQRTQHSAEKLHKMLFPGLKPAISLDRQLYNADAQTLRNVLQNLADDVHHVVMVGHNPGISALPTLIAGADIRKKRMFPSLKPAAMIMIEMTGNWADLETSSGRILQQVDPSKVPQDFPWPDKDGTERRKRPPYFYRQSSVIPFRVKQDDDAGENIEILMTLSSSGKHFVIPKGAIDPGMSAVESAQKEAREEAGCIGTALEPAIGSYHYQKWGARCDVEVFAMKVTELLPETDWEEAHRGRKWVTLAQAIEIVREDGLRKILKTFARQVQALH